The proteins below come from a single Necator americanus strain Aroian chromosome V, whole genome shotgun sequence genomic window:
- a CDS encoding hypothetical protein (NECATOR_CHRV.G20121.T2) produces the protein MMTLDSEWHVNDSLLPDLFDGNPVPTDRKKLERKLCDSDIRDFALPCLSSCMTKDALAGPVVLQLTRYRNVSQPKVKEDFRSEGDIVRLSLTDGHTSISAILLDNIKGISADTPPGTKLLIATKVPVECGFVLLSASDVVIIGGRVEKLIEKWMIERHTGGEAERGGRSDSKAPKWVSFGKGKSAVEVTPKDFKANDALRATNKKDSEEQTSFDIQRQENIDAVEEGTVKAFTVPKIQLPVKTVQESTVPRKTRISAVSDRGHDRRMKKRRGRGREDSDDEEFARPSKPSTLFDFVATNVSEKTTEISEGQPPNHNYNSEGNRDHNSLQFSSNRRSFLGEKSNSGSERKWNPQKGTSSLTPKFNGRTMESKEQAAAINAAGEFAKDYGRNFVNERNSMPTQISHKFGGQSIVPYTSMKNMVPLTDDATQAFSNMRISNGPRNDAPNRTFPPPIQHFGRNQNTLPQWKVGDQCKAPWTDGSYYLATVVNLGPADMCVVRYNEYGNIMTVPQAVLLLV, from the exons ATGATGACTCTGGATTCTGAATGGCACGTTAACGATAGCCTTCTGCCTGATCTCTTCGATGGTAATCCTGTACCGACTGATAGGAAAAAGctggaaagaaaactgtgcGAT TCTGATATCCGTGACTTCGCTCTTCCTTGCCTTTCCAGCTGCATGACGAAAGACGCACTTGCTGGTCCAGTTGTTCTTCAGCTTACTCGGTACAG GAATGTATCTCAACCCAAAGTCAAGGAAGACTTTCGGAGCGAAGGTGACATAGTGAGATTATCGCTAACGGATGGACACACTTCCATTTCTGCCATTTTGTTAGACAACATCAAAGGAATTAG TGCGGATACGCCGCCAGGTACGAAGTTGCTGATTGCTACAAAAGTTCCAGTCGAGTGCGGATTTGTTCTCCTTTCTGCTTCGGACGTCGTCATTATTGGAGGACGTGTTgagaaattaatagaaaaatggATGATCGAGCGC cacaCTGGTGGTGAAGCTGAAAGGGGAGGAAGATCCGATAGCAAAGCACCGAAATGGGTGTCCTTTGGCAAA GGGAAGTCAGCAGTTGAAGTGACTCCAAAGGATTTCAAGGCAAATGATGCTTTGCgagcaacaaataaaaag GATTCGGAGGAGCAGACCAGCTTTGATATTCAACGCCAAGAAAATATTGACGCTGTTGAGGAGGGAACTGTCAAAGCTTTCACTGTTCCGAAG ATCCAGCTTCCTGTTAAAACTGTGCAAGAATCAACTGTACCTAGAAAGACGCGAATATCAGCCGTCAGTGATAGAGGTCACGATCGTcgaatgaaaaagagaagagggcGAGGCAGAGAAGATAGTGACGACGAAGAG TTCGCTCGACCATCCAAGCCATCTACCCTTTTTGACTTTGTTGCAACCAACGTTTCAGAAAAAACCACAGAAATTTCCGAGGGTCAACCGCCTAAt cacaACTACAACTCTGAGGGGAACAGAGATCACAACTCACTGCAGTTCAGTTCAAATAGAAGGAGTTTCCTTGGAG aaaaatcaaattctggGAGCGAACGGAAATGGAATCCACAGAAGGGAACTAGTTCGTTGACTCCTAAATTTAATG GAAGAACAATGGAATCAAAGGAACAAGCAGCAGCAATCAACGCAGCAGGCGAATTCGCAAAGG ATTATGGGCGTAATTTTGTGAACGAACG AAATTCAATGCCAACGCAAATCTCTCATAAGTTCGGAGGACAGAGCATTGTTCCTTATACGTCAATGAAAAACATGGTTCCTCTCACTGATGATGCAACACAAG CATTTTCCAATATGCGAATTAGTAACGGCCCAAGGAATGATGCTCCCAACAGAACTTTTCCTCCACCTATCCAGCATTTcggaagaaatcaaaatactCTCCCGCAGTGGAAAGTTGGAGATCAATGCAAAGCGCCATGGACAGACGGATCG TACTATTTGGCTACAGTCGTGAATCTTGGTCCAGCAGATATGTGTGTTGTTCGCTACAATGAATATGGGAATATAATGACGGTACCACAAGCAGTTCTACTGTTAGTGTGA
- a CDS encoding hypothetical protein (NECATOR_CHRV.G20121.T1) produces the protein MMTLDSEWHVNDSLLPDLFDGNPVPTDRKKLERKLCDSDIRDFALPCLSSCMTKDALAGPVVLQLTRYRNVSQPKVKEDFRSEGDIVRLSLTDGHTSISAILLDNIKGISADTPPGTKLLIATKVPVECGFVLLSASDVVIIGGRVEKLIEKWMIERHTGGEAERGGRSDSKAPKWVSFGKGKSAVEVTPKDFKANDALRATNKKDSEEQTSFDIQRQENIDAVEEGTVKAFTVPKIQLPVKTVQESTVPRKTRISAVSDRGHDRRMKKRRGRGREDSDDEEFARPSKPSTLFDFVATNVSEKTTEISEGQPPNHNYNSEGNRDHNSLQFSSNRRSFLGEKSNSGSERKWNPQKGTSSLTPKFNGGNKGKQRSTNQGERRGPRLQEEQWNQRNKQQQSTQQANSQRVANKFANSARSYPSQDYGRNFVNERNSMPTQISHKFGGQSIVPYTSMKNMVPLTDDATQAFSNMRISNGPRNDAPNRTFPPPIQHFGRNQNTLPQWKVGDQCKAPWTDGSYYLATVVNLGPADMCVVRYNEYGNIMTVPQAVLLLV, from the exons ATGATGACTCTGGATTCTGAATGGCACGTTAACGATAGCCTTCTGCCTGATCTCTTCGATGGTAATCCTGTACCGACTGATAGGAAAAAGctggaaagaaaactgtgcGAT TCTGATATCCGTGACTTCGCTCTTCCTTGCCTTTCCAGCTGCATGACGAAAGACGCACTTGCTGGTCCAGTTGTTCTTCAGCTTACTCGGTACAG GAATGTATCTCAACCCAAAGTCAAGGAAGACTTTCGGAGCGAAGGTGACATAGTGAGATTATCGCTAACGGATGGACACACTTCCATTTCTGCCATTTTGTTAGACAACATCAAAGGAATTAG TGCGGATACGCCGCCAGGTACGAAGTTGCTGATTGCTACAAAAGTTCCAGTCGAGTGCGGATTTGTTCTCCTTTCTGCTTCGGACGTCGTCATTATTGGAGGACGTGTTgagaaattaatagaaaaatggATGATCGAGCGC cacaCTGGTGGTGAAGCTGAAAGGGGAGGAAGATCCGATAGCAAAGCACCGAAATGGGTGTCCTTTGGCAAA GGGAAGTCAGCAGTTGAAGTGACTCCAAAGGATTTCAAGGCAAATGATGCTTTGCgagcaacaaataaaaag GATTCGGAGGAGCAGACCAGCTTTGATATTCAACGCCAAGAAAATATTGACGCTGTTGAGGAGGGAACTGTCAAAGCTTTCACTGTTCCGAAG ATCCAGCTTCCTGTTAAAACTGTGCAAGAATCAACTGTACCTAGAAAGACGCGAATATCAGCCGTCAGTGATAGAGGTCACGATCGTcgaatgaaaaagagaagagggcGAGGCAGAGAAGATAGTGACGACGAAGAG TTCGCTCGACCATCCAAGCCATCTACCCTTTTTGACTTTGTTGCAACCAACGTTTCAGAAAAAACCACAGAAATTTCCGAGGGTCAACCGCCTAAt cacaACTACAACTCTGAGGGGAACAGAGATCACAACTCACTGCAGTTCAGTTCAAATAGAAGGAGTTTCCTTGGAG aaaaatcaaattctggGAGCGAACGGAAATGGAATCCACAGAAGGGAACTAGTTCGTTGACTCCTAAATTTAATGGTGGGAATAAAGGAAAGCAACGAAGTACAAATCAAGGAGAACGAAGAGGTCCAAGGCTTCAGGAAGAACAATGGAATCAAAGGAACAAGCAGCAGCAATCAACGCAGCAGGCGAATTCGCAAAGGGTAGCAAATAAGTTCGCGAATTCTGCACGGAGCTACCCCTCACAAGATTATGGGCGTAATTTTGTGAACGAACG AAATTCAATGCCAACGCAAATCTCTCATAAGTTCGGAGGACAGAGCATTGTTCCTTATACGTCAATGAAAAACATGGTTCCTCTCACTGATGATGCAACACAAG CATTTTCCAATATGCGAATTAGTAACGGCCCAAGGAATGATGCTCCCAACAGAACTTTTCCTCCACCTATCCAGCATTTcggaagaaatcaaaatactCTCCCGCAGTGGAAAGTTGGAGATCAATGCAAAGCGCCATGGACAGACGGATCG TACTATTTGGCTACAGTCGTGAATCTTGGTCCAGCAGATATGTGTGTTGTTCGCTACAATGAATATGGGAATATAATGACGGTACCACAAGCAGTTCTACTGTTAGTGTGA
- a CDS encoding hypothetical protein (NECATOR_CHRV.G20122.T1) codes for MSKLAGATAKVVKGVTKLKPTRVALTLTPDAVKQVRYLLENQKDAKALKIGVRTKGCNGLTYTLDYAKEKAKFDEEVVQDGVRIWIDPKAQLGLLGTEMDYITDRLSSEFVFRNPNIKGTCGCGESFSL; via the exons ATGTCAAAACTGGCCGGTGCGACGGCAAAAGTGGTCAAAGGTGTTACGAAGCTAAAACCAACCAG AGTTGCACTGACGCTTACTCCTGACGCAGTAAAACAGGTGCGATATCTTCTTGAAAATCAGAAGGATGCTAAAGCGCTTAAG ataGGCGTTCGAACGAAAGGTTGTAATGGACTCACATATACGTTAGACTATGCGAAGGAGAAGGCGAAGTTCGATGAAGAAGTTGTTCAG GATGGGGTCCGTATCTGGATTGATCCGAAGGCTCAGCTTGGTCTGCTGGGCACTGAAATGGACTACATCACCGATCGACTGAGTTCCGAGTTCGTCTTCCGAAATCCAAACATCAAGGGCACATGCGGTTGCGGAGAATCTTTCAGTTTATGA
- a CDS encoding hypothetical protein (NECATOR_CHRV.G20122.T3), with translation MSKLAGATAKVVKGVTKLKPTRVALTLTPDAVKQVRYLLENQKDAKALKIGVRTKGCNGLTYTLDYAKEKAKFDEEVVQDGVRIWIDPKAQLGLLGTEMDYITDRLSSEFVFRNPNIKGTCGCGESFNMAPSETSKKNVKKASKMSNPVEKLQCLPAHEDRKTLDGEVIAFEAFWATHLSSEQTAWVFDLFKENMYELYSMSQWGWDPESKKQELGATTARFIIARNALGENIGYTHYRFDMDHNCPVLYCYEIQVQNKYQKKGVGTLLMQTLETLAEKTGMEKVMATVFAFNEKSLGFFHKLGYETDVTCPDENQGRDYLILSKTIS, from the exons ATGTCAAAACTGGCCGGTGCGACGGCAAAAGTGGTCAAAGGTGTTACGAAGCTAAAACCAACCAG AGTTGCACTGACGCTTACTCCTGACGCAGTAAAACAGGTGCGATATCTTCTTGAAAATCAGAAGGATGCTAAAGCGCTTAAG ataGGCGTTCGAACGAAAGGTTGTAATGGACTCACATATACGTTAGACTATGCGAAGGAGAAGGCGAAGTTCGATGAAGAAGTTGTTCAG GATGGGGTCCGTATCTGGATTGATCCGAAGGCTCAGCTTGGTCTGCTGGGCACTGAAATGGACTACATCACCGATCGACTGAGTTCCGAGTTCGTCTTCCGAAATCCAAACATCAAGGGCACATGCGGTTGCGGAGAATCTTTCA ATATGGCACCAAGCGAAACGTCAAAAAAGAACGTGAAGAAGGCGTCCAAAATGTCGAATCCTGTGGAGAAACTTCAGTGCTTGCCTGCACACGAAGATCGAAAAACTCTGGATGG AGAAGTTATTGCCTTCGAAGCCTTCTGGGCAACCCATCTTTCTAGTGAACAAACAGCATGGGTATTCGatcttttcaaggaaaacaTGTATGAATT ATACTCAATGTCACAATGGGGGTGGGATCCTGAGTCCAAGAAACAAGAACTTGGCGCAACAACTGCCAG GTTTATCATTGCTAGAAATGCACTGGGCGAAAATATTGGCTACACGCATTATCGATTTGATATGGATCATAACTGCCCAGTGTTGTACTG CTATGAAATCCAAGTTCAAaacaaatatcagaaaaaGGGTGTAGGGACTCTCCTTATGCAAACACTGGAAACACTTGCAGAAAA GACCGGTATGGAAAAAGTGATGGCCACTGTGTTTGCTTTCAACGAGAAGTCGCTTGGATTCTTTCATAAACTGGGGTATGAGACTGACGTCACTTGTCCAGATGAGAACCAAGGACGAGATTACCTAATTTTGAGTAAAACGATCAGTTGA
- a CDS encoding hypothetical protein (NECATOR_CHRV.G20122.T2) produces the protein MAPSETSKKNVKKASKMSNPVEKLQCLPAHEDRKTLDGEVIAFEAFWATHLSSEQTAWVFDLFKENMYELYSMSQWGWDPESKKQELGATTARFIIARNALGENIGYTHYRFDMDHNCPVLYCYEIQVQNKYQKKGVGTLLMQTLETLAEKTGMEKVMATVFAFNEKSLGFFHKLGYETDVTCPDENQGRDYLILSKTIS, from the exons ATGGCACCAAGCGAAACGTCAAAAAAGAACGTGAAGAAGGCGTCCAAAATGTCGAATCCTGTGGAGAAACTTCAGTGCTTGCCTGCACACGAAGATCGAAAAACTCTGGATGG AGAAGTTATTGCCTTCGAAGCCTTCTGGGCAACCCATCTTTCTAGTGAACAAACAGCATGGGTATTCGatcttttcaaggaaaacaTGTATGAATT ATACTCAATGTCACAATGGGGGTGGGATCCTGAGTCCAAGAAACAAGAACTTGGCGCAACAACTGCCAG GTTTATCATTGCTAGAAATGCACTGGGCGAAAATATTGGCTACACGCATTATCGATTTGATATGGATCATAACTGCCCAGTGTTGTACTG CTATGAAATCCAAGTTCAAaacaaatatcagaaaaaGGGTGTAGGGACTCTCCTTATGCAAACACTGGAAACACTTGCAGAAAA GACCGGTATGGAAAAAGTGATGGCCACTGTGTTTGCTTTCAACGAGAAGTCGCTTGGATTCTTTCATAAACTGGGGTATGAGACTGACGTCACTTGTCCAGATGAGAACCAAGGACGAGATTACCTAATTTTGAGTAAAACGATCAGTTGA
- a CDS encoding hypothetical protein (NECATOR_CHRV.G20124.T1), with protein sequence MESLATNIYLLTLNCRSLSSELHIALYIDCDFCMHRLLHCRKHASGIALLISIDNYVIFCGDADEGKVGGCAIVVRSDYRRRKLRRQLQQDGDNEWTSSAKEFEKAWEDKNPREAYALLKQYSGKMKRCSPVPNITNGVAVDEAALPIWRDHCKTLLNRQTPSASELEHVHRPTYAVNEEPPTESEVLVCIQKMKDRKSGGDDGISAEMLKYLPPSGIREGDRNLAAVFQANAISFLDFEAAFDSPHRGLLLNALLADGVPGKFVRLLDDKNQGTTAAVRTAECAMPFEVVTGVRQGAVAGPFLFPTSLSLASCEEQSIVSWRHSLSTIRVPLDRS encoded by the exons atggaatctttggcgacAAACATCTATCTCcttacgctgaactgccggtcGCTGTCAAGTGAACTGCATATCGCACTCTACATAGACTGCGATTTCTGCATGCACCgcttgctgcattgcaggaaacacgcatcagggATCGCCCTTCTCATCAGTATCGACAATTACGTCATCttctgcggcgatgctgatgaaggGAAAGTAGGAGGCTGCGCAATAGTTGTTAGGAGCGATTATAggag aaggaagttgcgtcgtcaactgcaacaagacggcgataacgagtggacgtcaagtgcaaaggagtttgaaaaggcgtgggaggacaagaacccgcgggaagcctatgctttactaaaacagtatagcggcaaaatgaaaagatgttctcctgtcccTAACATTACCAATGGAGTGGCTGTCGATGAAGCagcccttccaatttggagggatcactgcaagaccttgctgaaccgacaGACACCGTCAGCttctgaactcgagcacgttcataggccgacatatgcggttaacgaggagccaccgaccgagtcggaggttctagtctgtattcaaaaaatgaaggatagaaaatctggtggagatgACGGGATTAGTgcagaaatgttgaaatatcttcctccgtctgggattcgcgag ggtgatcgaaatctggcagcggtattccaagccaatgcaattagctttctggactttgaagccgctttcgactctcctcatcgaggccttcttctcaacgcgctcctcgccgatggagtaccaggaaagttcgttcgcttgcttgatgataAGAATCAAGgaacaactgctgctgttCGAACAGCCGAATGTGCAATGCCGTTTGAGGTGGTGACTGGAGttagacaaggggcagtggcaggacccttcctgttcccAACTTCGCTATCGCTggcatcatgcgaagaacagtccaTTGTGTCCTGGCGACAtagtcttagcaccatcagggtacCCCTTGACCGATCTTGA